One stretch of Zingiber officinale cultivar Zhangliang chromosome 6B, Zo_v1.1, whole genome shotgun sequence DNA includes these proteins:
- the LOC121990121 gene encoding NAC domain-containing protein 7-like: MEAFSHVPPGFRFHPTDEELVDYYLRKKVESRRIDLDIIKDVDLYKIEPWDLQEKCKIGVEEQNDWYFFSHKDKKYPTGTRTNRATTAGFWKATGRDKPIYTNNNLIGMRKTLVFYRGRAPNGLKSDWIMHEYRLETNENAPPQEEGWVVCRVFKKKIAAMRIENEHYSSFWYNDYMSLPNFDSTNQHDSHLEMEYHQHHQLFNCKPEVEMHHQLPHDSFLQLPQLESHVYINQASPLQPSNIDEQMHSNKHLQLISTYATDITRDTKEAGENITDWRALDKFVASQLCHDEIYKECIFSNLSADVQTSKKCDGTTKSTSTSNLIEL, encoded by the exons ATGGAAGCCTTTTCTCATGTTCCCCCTGGTTTTCGTTTTCACCCGACTGATGAAGAACTTGTTGATTATTATCTTAGAAAAAAAGTGGAGTCAAGAAGGATTGATCTAGATATTATAAAAGATGTAGATCTATATAAAATTGAGCCATGGGACCTTCAAG AAAAATGCAAGATAGGAGTAGAAGAACAAAATGATTGGTACTTCTTTAGCCACAAAGACAAGAAGTATCCGACTGGGACTCGTACAAATCGAGCAACAACAGCTGGATTCTGGAAGGCAACGGGAAGAGACAAACCAATTTATACAAACAACAATTTGATAGGCATGAGGAAGACATTGGTATTCTACAGAGGTCGAGCGCCAAATGGACTAAAGTCGGACTGGATCATGCATGAGTATCGTCTCGAAACAAATGAGAATGCACCTCCTCAA GAGGAGGGATGGGTTGTGTGTAGGGTTTTTAAGAAGAAAATCGCTGCCATGAGAATTGAAAATGAACACTATTCATCTTTCTGGTATAATGACTACATGTCCTTACCTAATTTCGATTCCACAAATCAACATGACTCACACTTGGAGATGGAATACCACCAACATCATCAACTTTTCAATTGCAAGCCAGAGGTAGAGATGCACCACCAATTGCCGCATGATTCCTTCCTACAACTTCCCCAGCTTGAGAGCCATGTTTACATCAACCAAGCAAGTCCTCTCCAACCATCCAACATTGATGAACAAATGCATTCAAACAAGCACCTTCAACTCATCTCGACATATGCTACTGATATCACCAGAGACACTAAGGAAGCAGGTGAGAATATAACAGATTGGAGGGCTCTTgataagtttgttgcatcacaaCTCTGCCATGATGAGATCTACAAAGAATgcattttctccaatttatcTGCTGAtgttcaaacatcaaaaaagtgTGACGGAACTACCAAATCCACTTCGACTTCCAACTTAATTGAATtgtga